The Spirosoma foliorum genome has a window encoding:
- a CDS encoding RagB/SusD family nutrient uptake outer membrane protein, translating to MNTKYSLFLVFLALILVSGCQSLIEDPKGSLTPGTYFKTQSDLDASVAAIYIQFARDGAWGFTNRSTSYFGSDDFTTDPGLNKEDFRLFDRLSGGSGNGSLVAQWQGPWQGIYQANNVIANYTKVGSTDVLKNQAAGQAYFLRALGYYYLVRTFGPVPIILTQIDVNDRPPRDPVDKVYAAIISDLQKAKELLPISFPNQPGKANQMAARSLLADVYLSMTGWPLNQESNYKLAADEANSVMQSGVYNLNTPYATVFTTNNSSESIFGFQYNVSGGLPLRSAGSSSVPLDEIATNGSSGWDDYYPEINFYKNAPKCSRTDATFYTTIKLRQPDGKTFKLVSWDSPETHAGHPYYKKFRAGLNGDGVSETETTIDAINPSTNKVYDVIRYPQVLLIYAEASAMAAGGPTTASYSAINQVRKRAGLPDLTTGLSATAFRDAVVYERAYEFAGEFGVRWFDIVRLQLLPQIVAARSSAENPIPANTNFAQKYLAPIPVNEMSRNPGWTQNDGY from the coding sequence ATGAACACCAAATATTCCTTATTCCTTGTCTTTCTTGCCTTGATTTTGGTTAGCGGCTGTCAGAGTCTAATTGAAGATCCTAAAGGCAGTTTGACTCCCGGAACCTATTTTAAAACGCAGTCGGATCTGGATGCATCCGTGGCGGCTATCTATATCCAGTTTGCGCGTGATGGCGCCTGGGGGTTTACAAACCGGAGCACCTCTTATTTTGGCTCAGATGATTTTACCACCGATCCCGGCCTGAATAAAGAAGATTTCCGGCTGTTCGATCGCCTGAGTGGTGGCAGCGGCAATGGGAGCCTGGTAGCCCAATGGCAAGGTCCCTGGCAGGGCATCTATCAGGCGAACAACGTAATCGCTAACTATACAAAAGTGGGTTCTACGGATGTTCTGAAAAATCAGGCAGCTGGTCAGGCGTATTTCCTTCGGGCATTGGGGTATTATTATCTGGTTCGAACATTCGGCCCTGTACCGATCATTCTGACCCAGATCGATGTGAACGACCGCCCTCCCCGCGATCCGGTCGATAAAGTGTACGCAGCTATCATCAGCGATTTACAGAAAGCGAAAGAGCTGTTGCCCATTTCGTTCCCGAACCAACCCGGCAAGGCGAATCAGATGGCAGCCCGCTCACTCCTGGCCGATGTGTATCTAAGCATGACAGGCTGGCCACTCAACCAGGAGAGCAATTATAAACTGGCTGCCGATGAAGCGAATTCGGTCATGCAATCGGGCGTTTACAACCTCAATACGCCTTACGCAACCGTGTTCACGACGAACAATAGCTCCGAGTCTATTTTTGGTTTCCAGTACAATGTAAGCGGGGGGCTGCCGCTTCGGAGTGCAGGGTCTTCTTCTGTACCGCTCGATGAAATCGCAACGAACGGATCGAGTGGCTGGGATGATTATTATCCGGAAATCAATTTCTACAAAAACGCGCCTAAATGCTCCCGGACGGATGCTACGTTTTACACAACGATCAAGCTACGCCAGCCCGATGGGAAAACATTTAAATTGGTGTCCTGGGATTCGCCCGAAACGCACGCGGGTCACCCCTATTACAAGAAGTTCCGGGCGGGTTTAAATGGCGATGGCGTTTCTGAAACCGAAACGACCATCGACGCCATCAATCCGAGTACGAACAAAGTGTATGATGTCATTCGCTACCCGCAAGTTCTGTTAATCTATGCCGAGGCATCGGCGATGGCCGCTGGTGGCCCAACAACAGCAAGTTATAGTGCCATCAATCAGGTGCGAAAACGGGCGGGTTTGCCCGATCTGACAACGGGCCTTTCGGCGACTGCTTTCCGGGATGCGGTCGTGTATGAACGGGCCTATGAATTTGCGGGCGAGTTTGGTGTGCGGTGGTTTGATATTGTTCGATTACAACTATTACCACAGATTGTAGCCGCCCGAAGTTCAGCCGAAAATCCAATTCCAGCGAATACAAATTTTGCCCAGAAGTATTTAGCCCCCATCCCGGTGAACGAAATGTCCAGAAATCCGGGCTGGACGCAGAATGACGGCTACTAA
- a CDS encoding outer membrane protein assembly factor BamB family protein, producing the protein MIRLDQKGALFGLAVGSILAASMVTGEGPLSTGKDWPNYGGNKAGNRYSPLTQINTQNVTNLQVAWMYDASEKPDANGRRRDRAIQCQPIVVDGILYGTTPDLNLFALKAGTGEQLWRFEPSRNDRRNSNRGVVYWQSGTDKRILYTVGSSLYAINAATGESISSFGTDGKADLHEGLQTNLDHDVSKLSVNATSPGIVYQNTFIIGSSVSESGDAAPGHIRAFDVVTGKLKWVFHTIPQPGEFGYDTWPKDAYKKIGAVNNWSGMSLDEKRGVVYFGTGSPASDFYGGDRQGQNLFANCIMALEAETGKLKWYYQTIHHDLWDRDHPCPPNLITLNRNGPDGRPRRVDAVVQTTKDGLVYVLDRDKGTSLFPVEERKVPVNGLPDEHPWPTQKYPIKPLPLNRQVYTEADITNLSPEAHAYVKERFLQLKTDNKFAPPSEKGTLLFGYSGGAEWGGNAIDPSGILYQNVNEEPWELIMTKRADLAQRNTPVTAGNALYIANCAACHGQDRRGSGPELPSLIDIGKRRSVDEIKTLLKTGSGRMPSFGHLSDKDRDALISFLLNTETGSPKVAQASGSTSASANKSGFPYVPTYVSKVWQRFTDKEGYPGIKPPWGTLNAIDLNTGDYLWRVPLGEYPELAKKGVPTTGTDSYGGPLATAGGLVFIAGTKDEKIRAFDKKTGKVVWEYQLPAGGFATPISYEVNGKQYIVIAAGGGRGQKVGGNYIAFALK; encoded by the coding sequence ATGATTCGATTGGATCAAAAAGGGGCACTCTTTGGGCTGGCAGTCGGTAGCATTTTGGCTGCCAGTATGGTAACTGGCGAAGGCCCACTGTCGACGGGTAAAGACTGGCCCAATTACGGGGGCAATAAAGCGGGGAATCGCTATTCGCCATTGACCCAGATCAATACCCAGAACGTAACAAACCTACAGGTTGCCTGGATGTATGATGCCTCTGAAAAGCCTGACGCAAACGGTCGTCGACGCGACCGGGCCATTCAGTGCCAGCCTATTGTCGTAGACGGGATTCTATACGGTACGACACCGGATCTGAACCTATTTGCCCTGAAAGCAGGTACTGGCGAGCAACTCTGGCGATTTGAACCGTCACGTAACGATCGGCGCAACTCGAATCGGGGGGTTGTGTACTGGCAAAGCGGAACCGATAAGCGGATTCTGTATACGGTTGGCTCTAGTCTGTATGCCATCAATGCAGCAACAGGTGAGTCTATTTCCAGTTTCGGCACCGACGGTAAAGCCGATTTGCATGAAGGCCTGCAAACCAATCTTGATCACGATGTGAGCAAGCTATCGGTGAATGCGACCTCGCCGGGGATTGTGTACCAGAATACGTTTATCATCGGATCGAGCGTATCGGAGTCGGGCGATGCTGCACCCGGTCATATTCGGGCGTTCGACGTAGTTACGGGCAAACTGAAGTGGGTATTTCATACGATTCCACAACCAGGTGAGTTTGGATACGACACCTGGCCGAAAGATGCCTACAAGAAAATCGGTGCCGTTAACAACTGGAGTGGCATGTCGCTCGATGAGAAAAGGGGCGTTGTGTATTTCGGGACAGGCTCACCCGCATCTGATTTCTATGGGGGTGACCGTCAGGGCCAGAATCTGTTTGCCAATTGTATTATGGCACTAGAGGCCGAAACAGGCAAACTAAAGTGGTATTACCAGACCATTCACCACGATCTATGGGATCGGGATCACCCCTGCCCACCAAACCTCATTACGCTGAATCGTAACGGTCCCGACGGTCGGCCCCGACGCGTCGATGCTGTTGTGCAGACGACCAAAGATGGCCTGGTGTACGTGCTGGATCGGGATAAAGGCACCTCGCTCTTTCCGGTGGAAGAACGCAAAGTTCCAGTCAATGGCTTACCCGACGAACATCCCTGGCCGACCCAGAAATACCCTATTAAACCGCTACCGTTAAACCGACAGGTGTATACCGAAGCGGACATTACCAATCTGTCGCCGGAAGCGCATGCATACGTAAAAGAGCGTTTTCTCCAACTTAAAACAGATAATAAGTTCGCCCCCCCGTCTGAAAAGGGCACATTACTTTTTGGCTACAGTGGTGGGGCCGAATGGGGTGGCAATGCAATCGATCCGTCGGGGATTCTTTACCAGAACGTCAACGAAGAACCCTGGGAACTGATCATGACCAAACGGGCTGATCTGGCGCAGCGAAACACGCCCGTTACCGCAGGTAATGCTTTGTACATCGCGAATTGTGCCGCCTGTCATGGTCAGGATCGACGTGGGAGCGGCCCCGAACTGCCGTCGCTCATCGATATTGGTAAAAGGCGGTCGGTCGATGAGATCAAAACTCTCCTAAAAACCGGCAGTGGTCGGATGCCCTCATTTGGCCATTTATCGGATAAAGATCGTGACGCGCTCATTAGCTTTCTGCTGAATACCGAAACTGGATCGCCAAAAGTGGCTCAGGCTTCTGGTAGTACGTCCGCTTCTGCGAACAAGAGTGGTTTCCCCTACGTGCCAACCTACGTGAGTAAAGTCTGGCAACGCTTTACGGATAAGGAAGGCTATCCGGGTATCAAACCGCCCTGGGGCACGCTGAACGCTATTGATCTGAATACAGGTGACTATCTCTGGCGGGTGCCATTGGGCGAGTACCCGGAACTGGCCAAGAAAGGTGTTCCTACAACTGGAACCGATAGCTACGGCGGGCCACTGGCCACGGCGGGAGGTCTGGTGTTTATTGCCGGAACGAAGGATGAAAAGATTCGGGCATTCGACAAAAAAACGGGCAAGGTTGTTTGGGAATACCAGCTTCCGGCGGGCGGTTTCGCGACACCCATCAGCTATGAAGTGAATGGAAAACAGTACATCGTTATTGCCGCTGGTGGCGGACGAGGTCAGAAAGTTGGAGGAAACTATATCGCTTTTGCGTTGAAATAG